One window of Jannaschia sp. CCS1 genomic DNA carries:
- the ilvC gene encoding ketol-acid reductoisomerase, which produces MRVYYDRDCDVNLIKDMKVAILGYGSQGHAHALNLRDSGAKNVVVALREGSASAAKAEGEGLKVMGIAEAAAWCDVIMFTMPDELQAETYKKYVHDNLKDGAAIAFAHGLNVHFGLIEPKPGVDVIMMAPKGPGHTVRGEYTKGGGVPCLVAVHQNASDRALEIGLSYCSAIGGGRSGIIETNFREECETDLFGEQAVLCGGLVELIRMGFETLVEAGYAPEMAYFECLHEVKLIVDLIYEGGIANMNYSISNTAEYGEYVSGPRILPYDETKARMKAVLRDIQTGAFVRDFMQENQAGQPYFKGTRRLNDEHQIEQVGETLRGMMPWISEGKMVDKAKN; this is translated from the coding sequence ATGCGCGTTTACTATGATCGCGATTGCGATGTGAACCTGATCAAGGACATGAAAGTGGCGATCCTGGGCTATGGATCCCAAGGCCACGCCCATGCGCTGAACCTGCGCGACAGCGGTGCCAAGAACGTGGTCGTGGCCCTGCGCGAAGGCTCCGCCTCTGCCGCCAAGGCTGAGGGTGAGGGCCTAAAAGTCATGGGCATCGCAGAGGCCGCCGCCTGGTGCGACGTCATCATGTTCACCATGCCCGACGAATTGCAGGCGGAGACGTATAAGAAATACGTCCACGACAACCTGAAAGACGGCGCGGCGATTGCCTTTGCCCACGGGTTGAACGTCCACTTCGGTCTGATCGAGCCCAAGCCCGGCGTTGACGTCATCATGATGGCCCCCAAGGGTCCCGGCCACACGGTGCGCGGCGAATACACCAAAGGCGGCGGCGTGCCGTGTCTGGTCGCGGTGCACCAGAACGCGTCGGACCGGGCGCTGGAAATCGGCCTGTCCTATTGCTCCGCCATCGGTGGCGGGCGCTCTGGTATCATCGAGACGAACTTCCGCGAGGAATGCGAGACCGATCTGTTCGGGGAACAGGCGGTTCTGTGCGGCGGCCTGGTTGAACTGATCCGCATGGGCTTTGAGACGTTGGTGGAAGCAGGCTACGCACCCGAGATGGCCTATTTCGAGTGCCTGCACGAGGTGAAGCTGATCGTGGACCTGATCTACGAGGGCGGCATCGCGAATATGAACTACTCGATCTCCAACACCGCCGAATATGGCGAATATGTCTCGGGCCCGCGCATCCTGCCCTACGACGAGACCAAGGCGCGGATGAAAGCGGTCCTTCGCGACATCCAGACCGGTGCCTTCGTGCGCGACTTCATGCAGGAAAATCAGGCCGGCCAGCCCTACTTCAAAGGCACGCGCCGCCTGAACGACGAGCATCAGATTGAGCAGGTTGGTGAGACCCTGCGCGGCATGATGCCGTGGATCTCCGAGGGCAAGATGGTCGACAAAGCCAAGAACTGA
- a CDS encoding CAP domain-containing protein, with protein MKIRIASGLIALAVALTACTPTTGASGVSGGAGDVQRLSFGQSVDLASVGARLATLRARQGLSQPLSHSAALQAAAQAHADDMARTGNFSHRGANGSNLASRVRAAGYSACYANENIAFGQANTAQVFQDWMASSGHRRNILAARATQFGYAQRNGYAVLVLGRSC; from the coding sequence ATGAAGATCCGTATCGCAAGTGGCCTTATTGCCCTCGCCGTGGCCCTTACGGCCTGCACACCGACAACCGGCGCCAGCGGCGTCTCAGGCGGGGCGGGCGATGTCCAGCGGCTGAGCTTTGGTCAAAGCGTCGATCTGGCCTCCGTCGGTGCGCGGCTCGCGACCCTGCGCGCGCGTCAGGGATTGTCTCAGCCCCTGTCCCATTCCGCGGCGTTGCAGGCTGCGGCCCAGGCCCATGCCGATGATATGGCGCGCACTGGCAATTTCTCGCACCGGGGGGCGAATGGGTCCAACTTGGCATCGCGTGTGCGCGCGGCGGGCTACAGCGCCTGCTACGCCAACGAAAACATCGCCTTCGGCCAGGCCAACACGGCGCAGGTGTTCCAGGATTGGATGGCCTCCAGCGGGCATCGCCGCAACATATTGGCCGCACGCGCGACCCAGTTTGGCTATGCGCAGCGAAACGGCTATGCGGTCTTGGTCCTGGGGCGCAGCTGCTGA
- the carA gene encoding glutamine-hydrolyzing carbamoyl-phosphate synthase small subunit, which translates to MSDHPTACLALADGTIFYGKGFGATGMRVAELCFNTAMTGYQEIMTDPSYAGQIVTFTFPHIGNTGTNVDDDETADPVAEGMVVKWDVTEPSNWRAQSHLVDWLARTGRVGIGGVDTRRLTREIRQQGAPHVALAHDPDGNFDIEAMVKAARDFAGLEGVDLAKDVTCAQSYRWDEMRWAWPEGYTKRTGPAPKVVALDYGAKRNILRCLASAGMDVTVMPATTTAEEVLAQSPDGVFLSNGPGDPAATGAYAVPMIKGVLEADMPVFGICLGHQMLALALGAKTVKMNHGHHGANHPVKEIGTGKVEITSMNHGFTVDSQSLPEGVSETHVSLFDGSNCGIAVEGKPIFSVQHHPEASPGPQDSFYLFERFADAVTARTKTKA; encoded by the coding sequence ATGTCTGATCACCCCACCGCCTGCCTTGCCCTCGCCGATGGCACCATCTTCTACGGCAAAGGGTTTGGGGCCACCGGCATGCGCGTGGCGGAACTGTGCTTCAACACCGCCATGACCGGCTATCAGGAGATCATGACCGACCCGTCCTACGCGGGGCAGATCGTGACCTTCACCTTCCCCCATATCGGCAATACCGGGACGAATGTGGACGATGACGAAACCGCCGATCCCGTGGCCGAGGGAATGGTGGTGAAGTGGGACGTGACCGAGCCGTCGAACTGGCGCGCGCAATCGCATCTGGTAGATTGGCTGGCGCGCACGGGACGCGTCGGCATCGGCGGCGTCGACACACGGCGGCTGACGCGTGAGATCCGGCAACAGGGCGCACCGCATGTGGCCCTGGCCCATGATCCGGACGGTAACTTTGATATCGAGGCGATGGTCAAGGCCGCCCGGGATTTCGCCGGTCTGGAAGGCGTTGATCTGGCCAAGGACGTCACCTGCGCGCAATCCTACCGCTGGGATGAGATGCGGTGGGCCTGGCCCGAGGGCTACACCAAGCGGACAGGTCCCGCCCCCAAGGTTGTCGCGCTGGATTACGGTGCGAAACGCAACATCCTGCGCTGCCTGGCGAGCGCTGGTATGGACGTCACCGTGATGCCCGCCACCACGACAGCGGAGGAGGTTCTGGCCCAATCCCCCGACGGCGTCTTCCTGTCCAACGGCCCCGGCGACCCGGCGGCCACGGGCGCATATGCCGTCCCGATGATCAAGGGCGTCTTGGAAGCGGACATGCCCGTCTTCGGGATTTGCCTTGGCCACCAGATGCTGGCCCTCGCACTTGGCGCCAAGACCGTGAAGATGAACCACGGCCACCACGGCGCGAACCATCCTGTGAAGGAGATCGGCACCGGCAAGGTGGAAATCACGTCGATGAACCACGGCTTCACGGTCGACAGCCAAAGCCTGCCCGAGGGCGTGTCCGAGACCCATGTAAGCCTTTTTGACGGCTCGAACTGTGGCATCGCGGTGGAGGGAAAACCGATCTTCTCGGTCCAGCATCACCCGGAGGCCAGCCCCGGCCCGCAAGACAGCTTCTACCTGTTCGAGCGCTTTGCCGACGCCGTCACGGCGCGCACCAAAACGAAAGCGTAA
- a CDS encoding Lrp/AsnC family transcriptional regulator → MTDLDPTDFAILRLLSQDATLKASEVGRRVDLSQPAAWRRIKRLTDAGIIAGRRLDLDAQALGFGVTVFLGVKLATKSRVSLEDFERAITAIPEVQTVEHVLGLYDYRLRVVARDLADFERVLRRRIMTLPSVGNVEANVLLSEEQRPGPL, encoded by the coding sequence GTGACTGACCTCGACCCGACAGACTTTGCGATCCTCCGCCTACTCTCCCAGGACGCGACGCTGAAGGCGTCCGAGGTTGGACGGCGCGTAGACCTCAGCCAGCCGGCCGCATGGCGTCGGATCAAGCGGTTAACGGACGCAGGCATTATCGCGGGACGCCGTCTTGATCTGGACGCGCAGGCCCTCGGCTTTGGGGTGACGGTGTTCCTGGGGGTCAAGCTGGCCACCAAATCCCGTGTCAGCCTTGAGGATTTTGAACGTGCGATCACCGCCATCCCCGAGGTGCAGACGGTCGAACATGTCCTGGGCCTCTATGATTACCGCCTGCGGGTCGTCGCCCGTGATCTGGCGGATTTTGAGCGTGTCCTGCGCCGCCGTATCATGACCCTGCCAAGCGTCGGAAATGTAGAGGCCAACGTGCTTTTGTCCGAGGAACAGCGCCCCGGTCCCTTGTAG
- a CDS encoding glycosyltransferase, whose translation MRAAQDASRGTSLSLGEILIAQGAISEPELLSTLAQTYGVGIADLSGDLPDTSLAPLLPAAASITAEAVIWKRAGSALVIATSRPDRIQDLRALLPGGQRIMTVLASRNQITEAQRKLYGPHLARKAEGRAPERHSCRSWHGRTMAHGILAGVAVAVAGLLLVPILLAQVVFGVAVVVFIANCVLKFAAFGRTLRGAASPSATPETSAQFLHNPTVSILVPLFREPEVAGALVERLRRLDYPRERLDIILAVEEDDPLTLSALQTGTLPAWMRAIVVPRGSPQTKPRALNYVLNYARGDIVGIYDAEDRPEPDQIQRVVQRFAEVPADVACLQGRLDYYNARHNWLSRLFTVEYAAWFRVLLPGVQRLGLVVPLGGTTVFLRRNVLEGVGAWDAHNVTEDAELGLRLARAGYQTEIVETTTFEEANAATLPWIKQRSRWLKGYLMTWGAAMRRPRALLNELGPWRFAWLQIQFAGAVLGFLTAPLLWSFMLKPFGVWHPMDGVMSPFAYGVLGVVMVSGLIGSVAISFYACRAKHLRHLRPIAPLVEPYYLFGTIAAWIGLFELIAKPFFWAKTTHGKFGATQHGADDIRDAEE comes from the coding sequence ATGCGGGCTGCACAAGACGCATCGCGGGGCACCAGCCTGTCCCTGGGCGAGATCCTGATCGCGCAGGGAGCGATCAGCGAGCCGGAGCTTCTGTCGACGCTGGCCCAGACCTATGGCGTCGGGATCGCGGATCTGTCCGGGGATTTGCCCGATACATCCCTTGCGCCCTTGTTGCCCGCTGCCGCCTCGATCACCGCCGAGGCGGTGATCTGGAAGCGCGCCGGATCCGCCCTTGTCATCGCAACGTCCCGGCCAGATCGCATTCAGGACCTTCGCGCCCTTCTGCCCGGCGGCCAACGTATCATGACCGTTCTGGCCTCTCGCAACCAGATCACGGAGGCGCAGCGCAAGCTCTACGGTCCCCACCTCGCCCGCAAGGCGGAGGGGCGCGCGCCCGAGCGTCATTCCTGCCGCAGCTGGCACGGACGGACGATGGCACATGGCATCCTCGCAGGGGTTGCCGTGGCGGTGGCCGGGCTGCTTCTGGTGCCGATTTTACTGGCGCAGGTGGTCTTCGGCGTCGCGGTTGTCGTCTTCATCGCCAATTGCGTCCTGAAATTTGCGGCCTTCGGGCGGACCCTGCGCGGTGCGGCCTCCCCCTCCGCCACACCGGAGACGAGCGCGCAGTTTCTGCACAACCCCACCGTGTCGATCCTTGTGCCGCTGTTCCGCGAACCAGAAGTCGCCGGCGCGCTGGTGGAGCGTCTGCGCCGCCTCGACTATCCCAGAGAGCGGCTCGATATCATTTTGGCCGTGGAAGAGGACGACCCCCTGACGCTCTCGGCCCTGCAAACCGGCACCCTGCCCGCCTGGATGCGCGCCATTGTCGTCCCGCGCGGCAGCCCGCAGACAAAGCCGCGGGCCCTGAACTACGTCCTGAACTACGCGCGCGGTGATATCGTCGGCATCTATGATGCGGAGGATCGCCCCGAACCCGACCAGATTCAGCGCGTCGTGCAACGCTTTGCCGAGGTCCCGGCAGATGTCGCCTGCCTGCAAGGCCGCCTCGACTATTACAATGCCCGCCACAATTGGCTGAGCCGCCTGTTCACCGTGGAATATGCCGCCTGGTTCCGCGTGCTTTTGCCGGGCGTGCAACGCTTGGGCCTTGTCGTCCCGCTGGGGGGCACCACCGTCTTCCTGCGCCGCAATGTGCTGGAAGGCGTCGGCGCCTGGGACGCCCATAACGTCACCGAGGATGCGGAACTTGGCCTGCGTCTGGCGCGCGCGGGCTACCAGACTGAAATTGTCGAGACGACCACATTTGAAGAGGCCAACGCCGCAACGCTGCCCTGGATCAAGCAACGCTCGCGCTGGCTGAAGGGCTACCTGATGACCTGGGGGGCTGCCATGCGCCGCCCGCGCGCGCTGCTGAATGAGCTTGGGCCGTGGCGGTTTGCCTGGCTCCAGATTCAGTTCGCCGGCGCGGTTCTGGGCTTCCTGACGGCGCCGCTGCTGTGGAGTTTCATGCTGAAACCCTTCGGCGTCTGGCATCCGATGGACGGCGTGATGTCTCCGTTTGCGTATGGTGTGCTGGGCGTCGTGATGGTCAGCGGTTTGATCGGGTCTGTCGCGATATCATTCTACGCCTGCCGCGCGAAGCACCTGCGCCACCTGCGCCCAATCGCGCCGCTGGTCGAACCCTACTACCTGTTCGGCACCATCGCAGCCTGGATTGGCCTGTTTGAGCTGATCGCAAAGCCGTTTTTCTGGGCAAAAACCACCCATGGAAAGTTTGGCGCGACCCAGCACGGCGCAGACGACATCCGCGACGCCGAGGAGTAA
- a CDS encoding GyrI-like domain-containing protein yields MEFTRKTLPAQPYIYVERECAYGPEIADAMGSAFGEIFAFVGQSGITPLSMPMSVYTGMDPKILRFRGGVIVSTDDAAKAEGAIKSDALPAGDVMHVIHKGPYDTMNLTHKALWEHLEAQGTPGTMPTWEIYTDDPGDTAPEDLRTEIFCTIA; encoded by the coding sequence ATGGAGTTCACCCGAAAAACCCTGCCTGCCCAACCCTACATCTACGTCGAGCGCGAATGCGCCTATGGCCCCGAAATTGCCGATGCGATGGGGTCTGCCTTCGGCGAGATCTTCGCCTTTGTGGGTCAGTCCGGCATCACACCCCTGTCTATGCCGATGTCCGTCTACACTGGGATGGACCCAAAGATCCTGCGGTTTCGGGGCGGTGTGATCGTGTCGACGGATGACGCCGCCAAAGCCGAAGGCGCGATCAAATCCGACGCCTTGCCCGCCGGAGATGTCATGCATGTGATCCACAAGGGTCCCTACGACACGATGAACCTGACCCACAAAGCGCTGTGGGAGCATCTGGAAGCCCAGGGCACGCCCGGCACGATGCCCACATGGGAGATTTACACCGACGATCCCGGCGACACCGCCCCCGAGGATCTGCGCACGGAGATCTTCTGCACCATCGCCTGA
- a CDS encoding UbiH/UbiF family hydroxylase: MTDVQNIDIFVSGGGVAGLAATIAFAQAGFSTLCADPAPPITEREEAGADLRTTAFLQPAKAFLDTIGLWSVFAPHATPLQVMRIVDAGGALPEPRASHDFNASDISDQPFGWNLPNWLLRREMVAHIAHLPGADFRPGTGTAHVLTREAEARVSLSDGTRLRAKLIVAADGRASPVREALGIDVTTTRYGQKALAFAVTHAAPHDNISTEIHRTGGPFTLVPLPDHEGRPCSAIVWMDRGPEIARLADLPEPAFEAEMTTRSANLYGPLKLASRRTVWPIISQIADRMVGERTALVAEAAHVVPPIGAQGLNMSLGDIAALLEIARAHPEDPGAAKGLARYARARHTEVKARVTGVDALNRASMADAQGLRDMRLRALNGLYSVAPVRRVLMRAGLGASG; this comes from the coding sequence ATGACTGACGTGCAGAACATCGATATCTTTGTTTCCGGCGGTGGCGTGGCGGGCCTTGCGGCCACCATCGCTTTTGCGCAGGCGGGTTTTTCCACCCTTTGCGCGGACCCCGCCCCGCCGATCACCGAACGCGAAGAGGCGGGTGCCGACCTGCGCACAACCGCGTTCCTGCAACCGGCGAAGGCCTTTCTGGACACAATCGGCCTTTGGTCCGTGTTCGCGCCCCATGCCACTCCGCTGCAGGTCATGCGCATCGTGGATGCGGGCGGCGCGCTGCCTGAACCGCGTGCGAGCCATGATTTCAACGCCTCCGACATCTCGGACCAGCCCTTTGGGTGGAACCTGCCCAACTGGCTGCTGCGGCGGGAGATGGTGGCCCATATCGCGCACTTGCCCGGCGCGGATTTTCGGCCCGGCACCGGCACCGCCCACGTCCTGACCCGCGAGGCCGAGGCGCGCGTGAGCCTCAGCGACGGCACCCGTCTGCGCGCGAAGCTGATCGTCGCCGCCGATGGCCGCGCCTCCCCGGTGCGCGAGGCGCTGGGGATTGATGTCACCACCACGCGCTATGGCCAGAAGGCGCTGGCGTTTGCGGTCACGCACGCCGCCCCCCACGACAACATCTCGACCGAGATCCACCGCACCGGTGGGCCGTTCACGCTTGTTCCGCTGCCGGATCACGAAGGGCGGCCTTGTTCCGCCATCGTCTGGATGGATCGCGGGCCGGAGATTGCCCGTCTGGCGGACCTGCCGGAGCCTGCGTTTGAGGCAGAGATGACGACCCGCTCCGCCAATCTGTACGGCCCCCTCAAGCTGGCGTCGCGCCGCACGGTCTGGCCGATCATCAGCCAGATCGCCGACCGAATGGTGGGGGAACGCACGGCGCTGGTGGCAGAAGCCGCCCATGTGGTGCCGCCCATCGGCGCGCAGGGGCTCAACATGAGCCTGGGCGATATCGCCGCGCTGCTGGAGATCGCCCGCGCCCATCCCGAAGATCCCGGCGCGGCGAAGGGGCTGGCCCGCTACGCCCGTGCCCGGCACACCGAGGTCAAAGCCCGCGTGACCGGAGTGGACGCGTTGAACCGCGCTTCGATGGCAGACGCCCAAGGCTTGCGCGACATGCGGCTGCGGGCGTTGAACGGGCTTTATTCCGTCGCCCCCGTCCGCCGCGTATTGATGCGCGCAGGCCTCGGCGCGTCGGGGTAG
- a CDS encoding Lrp/AsnC family transcriptional regulator — MLDDIDRRLLRHLQDDPTQSVGDLAEAARIPLASAYKRFEKLQAAGVLRGQRAVIDWRALGFEVEVSLRITLDKTNPRAFDEFLAAARDVPEVIEIQTFLGRVDARLKVIAKDLFAYQEVYRNSILNLPHMADIEALMQVATIKNTMSYPL; from the coding sequence ATGCTTGATGATATTGACCGCCGCCTGTTGCGCCATCTGCAGGACGACCCCACTCAGTCAGTCGGTGATCTGGCAGAGGCTGCCCGCATCCCTCTCGCCAGCGCCTACAAGCGGTTCGAAAAGCTGCAAGCTGCCGGTGTTCTGCGCGGCCAACGGGCTGTGATTGATTGGCGCGCTTTAGGGTTTGAGGTGGAGGTGTCGCTTCGCATCACCCTGGACAAGACCAACCCTCGTGCCTTTGATGAATTTCTCGCCGCCGCCCGCGATGTGCCCGAGGTGATCGAGATCCAGACCTTCCTTGGCCGCGTCGATGCGCGCCTCAAGGTGATCGCCAAGGACCTATTCGCGTATCAGGAGGTCTACCGCAACAGCATCCTCAATCTGCCCCATATGGCGGATATCGAGGCATTGATGCAGGTCGCCACGATCAAGAATACGATGAGCTACCCGTTGTGA
- a CDS encoding pyrimidine 5'-nucleotidase, whose product MAQLTDIDTWVFDLDNTLYPPDMALFPQVNARMAAYVRDTLGVSLTEAEALRHQYYIEHGTTLAGLMAYHDIDPDPYLVAVHDIDFSVLSPDPALADAIKALPGRKIIYTNGTAPYAEAVASARGLDGLFDAIYGVEHADYHPKPSAEAFDTVFGKEALTPTKAAMFEDEARNLRVPHALGLTTIHVAPEPLRDDFIHHGTADLGDFLRRLPV is encoded by the coding sequence ATGGCACAGCTCACCGATATCGACACCTGGGTCTTTGACCTCGACAACACCCTGTACCCGCCCGACATGGCCCTGTTTCCGCAGGTCAATGCCAGGATGGCGGCCTATGTGCGCGACACGCTCGGCGTGTCCCTGACCGAGGCGGAGGCCCTGCGCCACCAGTATTATATCGAGCATGGCACGACGCTTGCGGGCCTCATGGCGTATCACGACATCGATCCGGATCCCTACCTTGTGGCCGTCCACGACATCGACTTCTCGGTCCTGTCACCGGACCCCGCACTGGCCGATGCGATCAAAGCGCTGCCCGGGCGCAAGATCATCTACACCAACGGCACCGCCCCCTACGCGGAAGCCGTCGCAAGCGCGCGGGGTCTGGATGGGCTGTTTGATGCGATCTACGGGGTGGAGCACGCGGATTATCACCCAAAACCCTCGGCGGAGGCGTTCGACACCGTCTTCGGGAAAGAGGCGCTGACCCCGACCAAGGCCGCGATGTTCGAGGATGAAGCGCGCAATTTGCGCGTCCCCCATGCGCTTGGCCTGACGACGATCCACGTGGCGCCTGAACCCCTACGCGACGATTTCATCCACCATGGTACGGCGGATCTGGGGGATTTTTTGCGCCGCCTGCCTGTCTGA
- a CDS encoding aminotransferase class V-fold PLP-dependent enzyme produces MNALLDTIDPDGLLEYSVVFTDRSLNHMSASFRTVMTDISSMLKEVYTADAVALVPGGGTFGMEAVARQFAQDTDVLVVRNGWFSFRWSQILDAGGFAGDVTVMKARPQGNAPESPYAPAPIEEVTAKIRDAKPGIVFAPHVETSAGVILPDAYIKALSDAAHEVGALMVLDCIASGCAWVDMKATGVDVLISAPQKGWSAQPCAGLVMMSDRAVARMEETSSNSFAGDLKAWHKIMLAYEGGGHAYLATMPTDALRVFRDTMQETRDYGFEKLKDAQWALGNGVRAMLAEKGVKSVAADGFGAPGVVVSYTDDPDIKSGAKFAALGMQIAAGVPLQVDEPADFMTFRLGLFGLDKLYDVDAALSRLQGPIDEVFG; encoded by the coding sequence ATGAACGCCCTGCTCGACACCATCGACCCCGACGGCCTGCTGGAATATTCGGTGGTTTTCACCGACCGCTCGCTCAACCACATGTCCGCCAGTTTCCGCACGGTGATGACCGATATCTCGTCGATGCTGAAAGAGGTCTACACCGCCGATGCCGTGGCGCTTGTGCCCGGCGGCGGCACCTTCGGGATGGAGGCGGTGGCGCGCCAGTTCGCCCAAGATACGGACGTTCTGGTGGTGCGCAACGGCTGGTTCTCCTTCCGCTGGTCGCAGATCCTGGATGCGGGCGGGTTTGCGGGCGATGTGACCGTGATGAAAGCGCGGCCCCAAGGCAACGCGCCGGAATCGCCCTATGCCCCGGCCCCAATTGAAGAAGTCACCGCCAAGATCCGCGACGCGAAACCGGGCATTGTCTTCGCCCCCCATGTGGAAACCTCCGCCGGGGTAATTCTGCCCGACGCCTACATCAAGGCCCTCTCAGATGCGGCCCATGAGGTTGGCGCGCTGATGGTTCTGGATTGTATCGCCAGCGGCTGCGCCTGGGTCGATATGAAAGCCACCGGTGTCGACGTCTTGATCTCCGCCCCGCAAAAGGGCTGGTCCGCACAACCCTGCGCGGGCCTTGTCATGATGTCAGATCGCGCGGTCGCACGGATGGAAGAGACATCATCAAACTCCTTCGCCGGCGACCTGAAAGCGTGGCACAAGATCATGCTGGCCTATGAAGGCGGCGGCCACGCCTACCTTGCCACGATGCCCACGGACGCTCTGCGCGTCTTCCGTGACACGATGCAGGAGACCCGTGACTATGGGTTTGAAAAGCTGAAAGACGCGCAATGGGCGTTGGGCAATGGCGTGCGTGCAATGCTCGCGGAAAAAGGTGTGAAATCCGTTGCTGCCGACGGCTTTGGCGCGCCCGGTGTGGTGGTCAGCTACACCGACGACCCCGATATCAAATCCGGCGCGAAGTTCGCCGCGCTTGGCATGCAGATCGCGGCTGGCGTGCCGTTGCAGGTGGATGAGCCCGCAGATTTCATGACGTTCCGGCTTGGCCTCTTTGGTCTCGACAAACTCTATGATGTCGACGCCGCTTTGTCCCGTCTGCAAGGCCCCATCGACGAGGTGTTCGGCTAA
- a CDS encoding GntR family transcriptional regulator has product MTDAGQRDAYAMILEAIDGGIYRPGSRLVESELADRFGVSRTPIREALQRLETQSLLTRDGRSLIVASLDHAQMAELYAVRQELEGLAARLAAQHAAREEVAVLHDMVAQDRALLGDPEALARANRRFHHQIHLASHNRYLVQQLDLVYRSMALMARTSLAAAGRGEDAMEEHAAIVDAIAARDGDRAADALKAHLSTAFKVRLREEAQRG; this is encoded by the coding sequence ATGACCGATGCGGGGCAGAGAGACGCCTATGCGATGATCCTGGAGGCGATTGACGGCGGCATCTATCGTCCCGGCTCGCGGCTGGTGGAAAGTGAGCTGGCCGACCGGTTTGGGGTCAGCCGCACGCCGATCCGTGAGGCCTTGCAGCGGCTGGAGACCCAATCGCTGCTGACGCGGGACGGGCGGTCGCTGATCGTGGCGTCCCTGGATCATGCGCAGATGGCGGAGCTTTACGCCGTGCGCCAGGAGCTGGAGGGGTTGGCCGCGCGGCTGGCCGCCCAACATGCCGCCCGGGAAGAGGTTGCGGTGCTGCACGATATGGTGGCGCAGGATCGGGCGCTTCTGGGCGATCCGGAGGCGCTGGCCCGGGCCAACCGGCGCTTTCATCACCAGATCCACCTCGCCTCTCACAATCGGTATCTGGTCCAGCAACTGGACCTTGTCTACCGCTCCATGGCGCTGATGGCGCGGACCTCGCTGGCGGCGGCGGGGCGCGGTGAGGATGCGATGGAAGAACATGCGGCGATTGTTGATGCCATTGCCGCGCGCGATGGGGACCGCGCGGCCGACGCGCTCAAGGCGCATCTGTCAACGGCGTTCAAGGTCCGCCTGCGGGAAGAAGCGCAGCGGGGCTAG
- a CDS encoding DMT family transporter has protein sequence MTAPSPARPGLKNWLLIISLGIIWGTAFMGTSLALEGISIWWVAAGRLALAAALLLPIGALMGQGLGTIRGGRAWGFVTIIGVGSLALPLTLLAWGLSYVPSAFAGVAMGAVPLIVLPLVAIFSRDEGIGPRRVIGVCLGFVGLVLLVGPGAFEDGTFAGRLACIATAACYAAGSVLTRRAPTLPPVAFAGATLLMGALVLVPLAWIIDGPPQVTQSSAAWALIYTAIFPTGLAAIMRVRVITTAGSLFMSFTSYMVPVWAVLFGVTLMGEALPPQLFWALGLILLGIGISQSRALLQQLRPRTKTA, from the coding sequence ATGACCGCCCCGTCGCCCGCACGCCCGGGGCTGAAAAACTGGCTCCTCATCATCAGTCTCGGCATCATTTGGGGCACCGCCTTCATGGGCACGTCCCTGGCGCTGGAGGGGATCAGCATTTGGTGGGTGGCCGCAGGTCGCCTGGCCCTGGCCGCTGCACTCCTTCTGCCCATCGGCGCATTGATGGGTCAGGGGCTTGGCACCATCCGGGGCGGACGGGCCTGGGGATTTGTGACGATCATTGGCGTCGGGTCGCTGGCATTGCCGCTGACGCTTTTGGCCTGGGGGCTGAGCTACGTGCCGTCTGCCTTTGCGGGCGTGGCCATGGGGGCGGTTCCGCTGATCGTGCTGCCCCTGGTGGCGATCTTTTCGCGGGACGAAGGGATCGGCCCCCGACGGGTGATCGGCGTGTGTCTGGGCTTTGTCGGCCTTGTTTTACTGGTGGGACCGGGCGCGTTCGAGGACGGGACATTTGCGGGACGGCTTGCCTGTATCGCCACCGCGGCCTGCTATGCGGCAGGCTCCGTCCTGACGCGCCGCGCGCCGACATTGCCGCCCGTGGCCTTTGCCGGCGCTACATTGCTGATGGGTGCGCTGGTGCTGGTGCCGCTCGCCTGGATCATCGACGGCCCGCCGCAGGTCACGCAATCCTCTGCCGCCTGGGCGCTGATCTACACCGCGATTTTCCCGACAGGCCTCGCCGCGATCATGCGGGTGCGCGTGATCACGACAGCGGGCTCTCTCTTCATGTCATTCACCAGCTATATGGTGCCTGTCTGGGCGGTCCTTTTCGGGGTCACACTCATGGGAGAGGCGCTGCCGCCTCAGCTGTTCTGGGCCCTTGGCCTGATCCTGTTGGGGATCGGTATCAGCCAGTCGCGGGCGCTGCTTCAGCAGCTGCGCCCCAGGACCAAGACCGCATAG